AAGTCtctttatttgattatttgtttaCAAGTCATCAAAGTACCCAGTTTCAAACCTGACATATTAAACAGTAAACACTGAGGCTGAGAGaatgtctttatttctgtttaagtATTATAAGCTCTGTATATTACATAATGCATATGTAGACATGAATTGCCTAAGTGTAAAGATTTGCATTTATGTGGGTATATGCATGAGTTCTATTCCTATGCATAGCAGAAAATTAGAAGGTGACTTCAAGAAGCATCAGTAGTAATTATAGTTGTCCATTGAGTAGTTTGGTTAAGGGGGAATCTTTGCGTTATGTAAAAGCATTAAACACATAGAGGCATTTAGATAAGAAATACTACCTATACCTAAGAAAGAATATGCTCCGAGGGGCAGTGAGTGAGCATTTCTGTTCTATATCCTCAGTGTTTAGAGGTATTAAattcaagttttcatttttacttgCCTGATGACAAAGTTAagaatttgtttatatgtgttatttgagttgtatttatttttttttactttttgtataataaatattttctactttctggCTTGCATCTTTTcgtttttccttttttgtctccTTGGGATATTTAGATGAACAGTTCTTTAcaaagccctgtgtgtgtgtgtgtgtgtgtgtgtgtgtgtgtgtgtgtgtgtgtgtgtgtagctgcaGTTGCATGTGTGCCAGAGAGTttgtacagaggtcagaggacaattttaatggtcatttctttccttccaccatggcttttagggatcaaattcaggtcctcagattTGTAATTATATAATGTGCTGTCTCGATGGACCTAAGCCTAtaggtttttttgggttttttgttttgttaaaaatttCTGGTAATATCCATTTCTCTTACTAAAAATAAGATTTCCTATTTCTTTGTCAGGTTCTTAACTTTTCTTTAAAGGATTCTTCTATTTCTCATTTGTTAGTCATATAAAGAGTCAAATTATAATGAAGCAAGTGCAGCCAGCCTGCACAataagactgtctcagaaaaagcaaaacatagcTTAAGATTCCCTTGTTGCTAGTTGCTGAGAGTTTCTTCATGAGCTGTTGAGTTAATCAAGTGATCTTCCAGTTGTTATGGAAAAAACTACTTTTCTCTGTTAGTataatgaatttttaatgtttttctattCATATAATGAAATACAATAGTTGATTGAATATTATTACTATTCATGTATTTGTTCACATGATGTGTGTATGGGGGTACAAATGCATGGCGTGTCTGTGTggttcagaggacaattttgtggagtctctgcttttatgtgggttctaggattgaactcaggtcatcaggctttgcaTGGCAATAATATGTTACCTGCAGAGCCATATCTCTCAGTGATCTATTTCTGAATATTAAACTACCATTGCATTCCTtttctgtatcaaaaaaaaaaaaaatcataactgttagccgggtggtggtggctcatgcctttaatcccagcactcgggaggcagaggcaggcaggcgaatctctgtgagttcgtgaccaattacaagagctagttccaggacagcctccaaagccacagagaaaccctgtctcaaaaaaccaaaaataaaataaaataaaataaaaaaatcgtAACTGTTGTTTTAAaggtgttttgtatgtatgttataATGAAAATTATTCATACTCTTTTATTGAAGTTATTTTTCAGTGTTAGGTATTTTGATTATGCTGGTTGGTACGTATATCAtaaagtattatttttgtttaagagCTTGAGAAAAGTTATCTACGCCTATAGTTTTCATGCAGAGAAATTTTGATAgcatctcatttctttttaaaatacttttctcatccttaattatgtatatgagtgcatgtgagtgcagatgctcATGGAGACTAAAGGAGAACCCTCCTGAAGCTGAGTTATGagtagttgtgaactgcctggtatgggtgctaggaaccaaactcgggtcctcggGAAGAATAGTACATGTTCTTGACTGTTAGACTGTCATTCCAGCTGGTATCCCATTTCTTTAATAATCTatatgttttgcttttcaagtttttacttttccttcaaataatttttacatttcttctaAATGGTCAGATTATTAGCATATGTATAGTGATGTCCTTTTCTACATACTTTTGTAAAACACAGCATTTCTTGTTTCATTCTCACTTGCCTTTAGGGTTCCATTAACTTCAGaaaatgaggatgatgatgatggtagtgatgatgatggtgataaatGGAAAACAGATTGTAACATCAGAATTACATCAAAGACAGCTGATACCACCTCTTCGGGATCAAGACAATCTTTTTCCTTACATCAGTGTAATTTGGAAGTATTACTTCCTAAGAAAGAGAACCAGAATACATGTGACTCAGGTTATTCAGAACATACTTCTAGTGTTGAAGTTCTTCCTAAAGGTAGGATTGTTTTAAAAGATGCTCTGTAGTTAGTTGTTCATCAGATTTTCCTGAAGGCAACAATGTCTAAAAAGCTCATGagttagtgtcttagttagggtttctataactgtgaagagacactatgactaaggcaactctgataaagaaaaatatttctttggagtagcttgcttatagtttcagaagtccattatcatgatggcagagagcatggcagctgggagtatggcagcatgcagacagacatagtgctggagaagtagttgagagttctgcatctttcaggcaacaggaagtgaactgtcactGGGCAgcatcttgagcataggaaacctcagagtccaccccaacagtgacacacttcttcgaACAAGGTCACTCCTCCTAAGAGTGTCAcaccctatgagattatggggggcatataattcaaactaccacagttagGTAGGTCTCTTGTATTACTAACTTGTACTTGCTAAGTTCTACCATTTAAAACTACTGGTGAAAATTTCTTCTTGAAGTAACTATCCTGACAAATGTCAGATCCACAGGGACCTAATACTGTTAGTCTAGAAGCAATCTTCAAAAATGAGCAGGACTAAGACTTCCATTTTGTTTAGCTTGTGATTTGAAAAATACTATCACATTCATGGATATGAAAAGTGGGGGGGTCTAGATGGATATGACTTTTTCAAAATCATAACCAGTTAGTGAttatgatggttagttttaatcgTCAACTGGACATAACTAGAATCCCTGGAAAAAGAATCTCAGTGAGagattgtctagattaggtttGTCTGTGGGCGTGTTGTGGAGGATTGCATTGAGTTGGAAGACTTGCcctctgtgggtggcaccattccctaggtaggAGATCCTTAACTGTTCAAGAGTGGAGaaggcagctgggcagtggtggtgcatgcctttaatcccagcacttgggaggcagaggcaggtggatctctgtgagtttgagaccagcctggtctacaagagctagttccaggacagcctccaaagccacagagaaaccctgtcttgaaaaaccacaaaaaaaaaaaaaaaaaaaaaaaaaaaaaaaaagggaaggcaAACTGAGTACAAGCATGTAGCATGTATCATTCATTGCTCTCCTTTCTTGAATATGGATGTGATTGTCTGCTTCAAGTCTCTGCTACTTTGACTTCCtgacaatgatggactgtaacccagAATTGTGAGTCAAGTAAACTCCCTTTTAAAGTCTGtgtattttatcagagcaacagaaatgacATTGATAGTGCTAATGAGCTGGAGTAATGACTTAGTGAGAAAACATGCTGACACATTTCATTTACATGGTCTTCCTAATTGATAGCCTGTGCTATAGTCTATGGTATTTACATATTTGTTAGATTTTTCAGTATATGGAACCCTAACTGTTAAGCTTAGTGCATGGTAGTTTTCCTTTCCACAGTCATGCTGATAAAAATTTGAATAATTGGAGTACTCGCATGTCACATTTTACATCTGAATCCATGGAAAATGCATACTACTGAGCATTCACTCAGCCCCCACCCCAAGATTAGAATGGAGTCTCTCAGCAATGGAGCTATTACTACTTATAGAGCTTAAGGAGATTGGTGAACTCAAATAATAGCAGTAACTCCAATAAGGAGGCTAATTTTTGTCAGCATGAATTCTGAATAATATAAGGATCTGAGAACAAATTATCAGAAATCCTCTCTGTCTTATAGCTAAGTATGTCTTGTTTACTGTAGCTTGatagttattttatatttctttattttgcagAGGGCCGTGATGACTCAGATCAAAGTCTTAAGAGTTCTCTGACTGAGATGAAAACTGCCCCATCTCCCAGCTTCATAAGGGAAAAGCCATCACTTAATGTGACTGAGAGGAGGAAGCGTGGGTCTTCTACTGCAGATAATCtatatgtgacagactttgattaccAACAGATTACAAGTCCAGGATTCAATCGGAATAATAAGATAAGTGGTTGTGCTAGTGAAACCAGAAGTAATCTGCAAAAAAATACACAGTGTCTTCCTGATTTGCCTTCTAAGTCTGCCAGTAACCCTAATGCAAAGCACATGGAGACAGTACAGAAGACTGATGACTTTCAGTTGCAAAACACTTTGTACGAAAACGCTGACATGGATTTAACTGCTAGTGAAGTAAGCAAAATCATTACCAtttcaaaaagcaataaaaatcaaAGTATGAAAAAGACAGATTGTGGAAAGGAAACTTTTAGAAAAGTGAAAGATGCAagctctgaaaaaaagaaagaaagatcaaagagaaaatgtaaagGTAGTTCAGAAATGGGTGCTGAGGGAAAAATGGAAAACGGACCAGAAAGAGGCTCTGTGGTCCTAGATGGCAGAGGGGACGCAGAAGATCTAAATTGTATTCCCAGTACTGAACAGCTGCCTCAGGCGACCATGCTGAAGAAAATCACCCTCCAGAGCAGCTGGGATCAAGGGAATACACAAAATACAAAGAGGAATCGAACACGTAGGACAGGTGAGCAAGAGCAAGGCTCTTTCTCTCAATGTGCAGTCAAACTCCTTCAAGATAGCAAATTTGATCAGTGTCAGGACACCCTACATTGTAATAGAAATAAGCCTTCTCGACAGACATTTGTAATTCATAAATCAGAAAAAGATAACTTATTTCCAAACCAAAAGGATGAAGAGACCAGTAATGAAAACCCAGAAGATGCAAATGAATTTCATAGAGCCAATGTTTCTAccaaagataatgaaaatgtatgtgACTATGAGACCAAGACTACATTGGATTTGGAAAAGTATGTCAGTGCTCAGCAAAgtcaatcaaaaataaataagcctaaacagaaaataaatcgGAGGACAAAAATTATTTCTAGTATGAACCAAATATATGaggataatgataatgataaagaTATCCGTGTTCTAGAAAAGCATAATTTTCCCCTCCAAACCCAAGCGAATAAAGAGACCACCTATGGAAACGTAGAAGCTTCAAAAGAATTTGAAGCACCTCCACTTTTcacaagaaacaatgaaaatttacATGACTGTCAGACCCAGAATGTTCTGGATTTGCACAAGCAGATTGCTAATATGCACCCTGCTCAAAATGAGTCTCAAATTAGCAAGATCCCTAGGAAGAAGGTAAATCGTAAAACAGAGATAATCTCAATCTCTGTAGTGAATCATTTTAGTAATGACAGAGGTGTTCATTGTTCAGAAAAGGATGAGTCTTTCTTACTTAAAAAGGATAAAGACATCCCTGAAACCTTGAAAGACTTAAGTAACTTTGAAGTGCCTGCTTTTTGTAACAAAGATAGTGAAAAGTTATGTGACTATAAGACTCAAACACTCTTGGGGTTGAGAAAGGATGACCATAATATGCAACCTTCTTGTTACAATGATTTAAAAGTAGATAAGAAGCCTAGACAAAAGGTACATCGAAAGAcagaaataatttctaaaacCAAGCAAATACATGAAAATGATGGAGAAAGTGTACATGACCCATTAAATAAGAAGCTCTGTCAGAAGGTTGGTAAATCAGAAATTGTTTCTCAAATGAACCAAATACATGAGAATATTAATGAAGATATGAATGGCTTTAAAAGCTATATCAATGATCAAGATGTTATGAGTTACTGTGgagaaatcaa
This DNA window, taken from Cricetulus griseus strain 17A/GY chromosome 2, alternate assembly CriGri-PICRH-1.0, whole genome shotgun sequence, encodes the following:
- the Sgo2 gene encoding shugoshin 2 isoform X2; the protein is MYTVYFKSWWLLFRMYQFTFMLLLLISTIVSPHPTPILSLPFTLVMEYPVMEVNPVTSGIKRRVKDRIGKTKLNVSLASKIKTKILNNSSIFKISLKHNNRALAQALSREKENSRRITTEKMLLQKEVEKLNFENTFLRLKLNNLNKKLIEIESLVNNNLITAIEMSSLSEFHQSSFLSASKKKRISKQCKSVHLPFARVPLTSENEDDDDGSDDDGDKWKTDCNIRITSKTADTTSSGSRQSFSLHQCNLEVLLPKKENQNTCDSGYSEHTSSVEVLPKEGRDDSDQSLKSSLTEMKTAPSPSFIREKPSLNVTERRKRGSSTADNLYVTDFDYQQITSPGFNRNNKISGCASETRSNLQKNTQCLPDLPSKSASNPNAKHMETVQKTDDFQLQNTLYENADMDLTASEVSKIITISKSNKNQSMKKTDCGKETFRKVKDASSEKKKERSKRKCKGSSEMGAEGKMENGPERGSVVLDGRGDAEDLNCIPSTEQLPQATMLKKITLQSSWDQGNTQNTKRNRTRRTGEQEQGSFSQCAVKLLQDSKFDQCQDTLHCNRNKPSRQTFVIHKSEKDNLFPNQKDEETSNENPEDANEFHRANVSTKDNENVCDYETKTTLDLEKYVSAQQSQSKINKPKQKINRRTKIISSMNQIYEDNDNDKDIRVLEKHNFPLQTQANKETTYGNVEASKEFEAPPLFTRNNENLHDCQTQNVLDLHKQIANMHPAQNESQISKIPRKKVNRKTEIISISVVNHFSNDRGVHCSEKDESFLLKKDKDIPETLKDLSNFEVPAFCNKDSEKLCDYKTQTLLGLRKDDHNMQPSCYNDLKVDKKPRQKVHRKTEIISKTKQIHENDGESVHDPLNKKLCQKVGKSEIVSQMNQIHENINEDMNGFKSYINDQDVMSYCGEINNNKEESCDPIPDACVLVKKHRKKLPGGAKNILTGGKNRHILQLTDSSQKSVALESGVYHDSEGTDSVPGELTNLPKSQRQSTVSTLEDALSMGVEKGESCPAKRVKKLTSKSKKRKTSIDLSSDTHGVVEITSNTDHIQQTDKENYLENEKIAKSKTDFCTKVLKPLSQICSSNIKISSLNDMCESSVPLSICSSKNLMMEENASLESTCIFQVDDDACEKIKERTHKSCRTTEASGIDRGTFQDMMDSSSASSNTENASEGQSAQLMRRKRQCAPLNLREPNLVSKMRR
- the Sgo2 gene encoding shugoshin 2 isoform X1 yields the protein MEYPVMEVNPVTSGIKRRVKDRIGKTKLNVSLASKIKTKILNNSSIFKISLKHNNRALAQALSREKENSRRITTEKMLLQKEVEKLNFENTFLRLKLNNLNKKLIEIESLVNNNLITAIEMSSLSEFHQSSFLSASKKKRISKQCKSVHLPFARVPLTSENEDDDDGSDDDGDKWKTDCNIRITSKTADTTSSGSRQSFSLHQCNLEVLLPKKENQNTCDSGYSEHTSSVEVLPKEGRDDSDQSLKSSLTEMKTAPSPSFIREKPSLNVTERRKRGSSTADNLYVTDFDYQQITSPGFNRNNKISGCASETRSNLQKNTQCLPDLPSKSASNPNAKHMETVQKTDDFQLQNTLYENADMDLTASEVSKIITISKSNKNQSMKKTDCGKETFRKVKDASSEKKKERSKRKCKGSSEMGAEGKMENGPERGSVVLDGRGDAEDLNCIPSTEQLPQATMLKKITLQSSWDQGNTQNTKRNRTRRTGEQEQGSFSQCAVKLLQDSKFDQCQDTLHCNRNKPSRQTFVIHKSEKDNLFPNQKDEETSNENPEDANEFHRANVSTKDNENVCDYETKTTLDLEKYVSAQQSQSKINKPKQKINRRTKIISSMNQIYEDNDNDKDIRVLEKHNFPLQTQANKETTYGNVEASKEFEAPPLFTRNNENLHDCQTQNVLDLHKQIANMHPAQNESQISKIPRKKVNRKTEIISISVVNHFSNDRGVHCSEKDESFLLKKDKDIPETLKDLSNFEVPAFCNKDSEKLCDYKTQTLLGLRKDDHNMQPSCYNDLKVDKKPRQKVHRKTEIISKTKQIHENDGESVHDPLNKKLCQKVGKSEIVSQMNQIHENINEDMNGFKSYINDQDVMSYCGEINNNKEESCDPIPDACVLVKKHRKKLPGGAKNILTGGKNRHILQLTDSSQKSVALESGVYHDSEGTDSVPGELTNLPKSQRQSTVSTLEDALSMGVEKGESCPAKRVKKLTSKSKKRKTSIDLSSDTHGVVEITSNTDHIQQTDKENYLENEKIAKSKTDFCTKVLKPLSQICSSNIKISSLNDMCESSVPLSICSSKNLMMEENASLESTCIFQVDDDACEKIKERTHKSCRTTEASGIDRGTFQDMMDSSSASSNTENASEGQSAQLMRRKRQCAPLNLREPNLVSKMRR